The genomic interval CGACGTTGGCCTCGCTGCCCACCGCGCCTTCGAGGAGGATGACGCGGTCCACGTCGAGTTGATCTCTGACGAGCGGGGCGATGAGCCGGTCGTAATCGAACCCGACCGGGACGATGTGGGTCTGCATACGTGGTATGGCGCGAGACTGGGTAAAAAGACCGGCTGTCGCGGTGCTCGACGTATCCCCGTTCGACTCGACTCGCGGTCCTGCAATCGAAGTCAGCGCCTCGCGATGCGTGGCGACAGCGCGTACTCGACGTGCCCCGCACCGTCGGCCACCTCGAACGAGAGCGACAGCGGAATCTCCGTTCCCAGTTCCAGCGACACCTCGCTCCCGCCCGGAATGGGGCGGTCCAGCGCCCGGAGGTAGTCCACGGAGTAGAGCGACTCCGCTTCGCACGCGTCGATGTCGACCAGGTCCTCGCCCGACAGTCGGTGTCGCACGTCGTCCGTGTCGCCCTCCGCGGTCACGACGAACGCTTCCCCCTCTTCCTCGACGCCGACGGTGGCGTGGTTCGACACCATGTCCGCCGCGCGAATCGACCGCGAGAGCGCCTCGGCTTCGAGCACGACCGACGCCTCGTACTCGAAGTCGAGTTCGTCGAGGTCCGGCGGCGAGCGAATCGCGTCGGGGTCGACGAGCGCCATCGAGTAGTCGAGTCCGGCGACGGCGACGTCGAGGCGTCGGGTTTCGGGGTCGAGCGCCAGCGACACCGGGTCGTCGCCGCTCGCCATCGAGAGCACGTCGTCGAGTCGCTCCAGCGGGACGCCGAGCGTCCGCTCCTCCACGTCGAACGTGTCGAAGGCGGCCGTGTCGAGGTCCAGCGACACCGACGCCACCGTCGCGGGGTCCATCGCGGCGACGTGGAGCCCCTCCTCGTCGAACTGCACACGACATTCGTCGACCAGCGCACCGAGCACGTCGACGGCGGTTCGGAGCGTCGCCGCCGGCGCGACGACGTGAAGAGGGGACTCGTCGGGTCGTGTCTCGTGGGTGGACTCCTCGTGGGTAGCTTCTGCCATTGGCCTGACCGATTCGTTCTCGACCCGACCAATAAGCGTTCTGTAGCGATACTAGTAGGTACTCCGAAACGCAGTATCATTATACGTGCTTAGCGAATAAGATAACTCGATACGAATTATGGTTGGCGACGAAAGCACGACCGACGACGCGAGAGGGCGCGGAATCCTCACGGCTGCGGACCGGGCGTACCTGCGCGGCGAGGCCGACCTGTCGAGCGTGCAGTCCGAGCGCAACACCCGCGCGCGCATCCGGGACCGCACCTACGACGCGATGCTGGACTTCGAGTTGCTGGTCGAACGGCTCTCCGAGCGCGACCGGAAACTCGTGTTCGAGAAGCGCTTCGGCGAGATGGAGGGCGCCGACGCGTTCGACGCGCTGGTGTCCGCGATGGCGTTCTGCTACCGCGCCGTGGGCGACACGAACACGGAGTTCGAGGCGGTGCTCCGCGAGGCAATCAACGTCGCCGAGGCGAGCGACGAGCGTGCGGCGAGCGTCGACCTCGACCTGACGTATCACTCGCTGACCGTGCCGGAACTGCGGCGCAAACTCGACCGGGGGGAGTCGCTGTCGCTGACCGAACTCTCCTTCCTCCAGTCGAGCGACGAGGTGAGCCTGCGCGAACTCGCGCGGTACTTTGACGACGTGGCGGACGCTCGTCGTGGGATTGACGATGGGCGTATTCAGTCGAAGGTGACCGAGTTCTAGGTGGATTGTTGTCCTTCGCTCCGACTGCTCTCACTGGACGTGCTGAGACTTCGAAAGGCCTCGGTCGGTACGGTCACCTGACTCGCTGCGCGTGGTTCGAGACGGCTCCGCCGTCTCGTCATTGCCGGACTGCGTCCGGCAAGCAGTCGGAAACCAACGGTTTCCGACGACATCACGAGAGAGCGAAGCTCTCTCGAACGACTTCGCTCGCTGGCGCTCGCTCCAGTGCTTGCTTCCTCACGCGGGCGTACCGACCTCGCCCACGTGAGACTCACTCCGTTCGTCTCACTGGCTCTCGTTCGCTCGCTACCACTCGCTCACGAGAACTTCCATTCCACCGAGGACCGCACCGCGCCTACCCGACTCCGTCGGCCGCGCACGAGAGCGCGGCCAGCCGTTTCGGTTGCGGTGGCCGGGAGCGCATCCCGAGCCCAAGCGAGGGTGCGCGACTCGGGGAAGGGCAGGGCTGCCCTCGGTGGACTGAAAGGGAGAGGGCGCTCGTCGCCGCCCCGACGAAGCAAGCACTGGAGCGAACGAAGTGAGCGAGGAGCGCAGCGAGTCGCGGCGGTACGAGCGCCCGAGGGCTTTCGAGTCGTTATCGTTCCAGGGACAGCCAGCGAGGGCTTTCGAGGTATTCGCCACTCCCCTCACTCCTGCGCGGGCGTTCGAGGTCCTTGCACTGGGTACTCGGACGTCTACAGTTCCACCAGCCAACCCACCTAGACTGACAAACCCTTTAGCCGAAACCGCCCGAGACGCGCCCATGGAGAGTCTCAACCGGATGGCGCTGGAGCTCGTCGACGAGGCCATCGAGTTCGCCGACGAACTCGCCGTCGACGCCTACGAACTCGACAACGGCGCGACGGTCGTCGACTTCGGTATCGACACGCTGGGGGGCGTCGAGGCGGGCCTGCTGCTCGCCGAGATACAGTCGTCCGGCCTCGCGACGATGTCCGCGCGGATGGACGAGCTGGCGGGTGCGCCCCGGACGTACGTCGACGTCTCGACCGACCACCCCGCGCTCGCCCTCCTCTGCTCGCAGAAGGCGGGCTGGGAGGTGTCCGTCGAGGACTACGAGGCGCTCGGGAGCGGCCCGGCCCGAGCGCTCGTCGCCGAAGAGGAGGAGTTCCAGCGGGTGGGCTACGCCGACGCCTTCGAGTTCGCCATCCTCGCGCTGGAGACCGACGAACACCCGACCGAAGCGGTCGCCGAACACGTCGCGGAAATGTGCGACGTGGACCCCGGCAGCGTCTTCCTGCCCGTCGCGCCCACGGCGAGCATCGCGGGGAGCGTCGCCACCGCCGCACGCGCCGGGGAACTGGCGACCTTCCGCCTCTCGGAACTGGGCTACGACCCGATGGACGTACTCTCCGTCACGGCGAGCGCACCCGTTGCCCCCGTCGCCGAGGACGAGCGGGTCGCGCTCGCCCGGACGAACGACGCGCTGGCGTACGGCGGGCGCGCCCACGTCGTCTGTGACGCCGGGTTCGACCGGTTCGACGAGGTGGCCTCGACGGCCGCCGAGGAGTACGGCGAGTCGTTCTCGCAGGTGTTCGAGCGCGTCGACTGGGACTTCTACGACGTCCCGACGAGCGTGTTCGCGCCAGCGCAGGTCACCGTCGACGTGGTCGGCGGCGAGGCGTCGAGCTACGGCGGGACCGACGAGGACCTGCTCGCCGACGCGTTCGGCCTGTGACCGACGATGAGTGACGCGTCCCCGACGGGGTGCCGGCGATGAGGTTCAAGGTCGTCCCCGAGCCACGCTCCGTCTCGTTCCTCCGGGAGGCGACGCTGGCCCTGCCGCTCGTCCCCGGTAGCGAGGACGACTGCTGTGCGCGACTCATGGCCGACGCGGACGTCGCTTCGCGCGATGCCGCCAAGGAGTGGCTCACGTTCCTCCGGGCGCTGGGGCTGGTCGCCGAGAGCGGCGGGAAGTACTACCAGACGCGCTCGGACCCGAGCGACGCCGACCTCGCGCGGGCGTTCCGCGAGCGCGTCCACCCGGTCGAGGACCTGCTGGCGGTGCTCGACGCGGCTCACGAAGAAGAGGAGACGCCACTCTCGAGCGGCGAGGCGTACGAGCGCGTCCGCGAACGCGTCCCGCAGTGGGAGCGCTCGCACCGCACCGACTGGGAGGACGTGTGGCGGACGCGTATCGACCGCGCGCTGGACTGGGCGGTGACGTTCGGCCTCGCTGCGGAGGTGGACGAGGGCTACCGACCGGCGGACGACGCGGAAGGCGACCCCCGATGAGCGAGGAGAGCGACGACCGGCCCCCGTCGGAGACGGCACACACCAGGCCGCCAGGGACGCTCGGCGACAAGGGCACGCCGATTCGTGCGGTGTTGTTCGACCTCGACGGGACGCTCTGTCGGTACCGGCGCTCGCCGGGCGAGGTGCTCGACGTGGCGTTCGAGCGCGAGGGGCTCGACCCGCTGTTCACGGTGGCGGCGTACGTCGACGCGTTCGACCGGTTCGCCGACGAGGCCGACGGGATGGCCGACCTCCGGGAACGCTGTTTCGCCACGCTCGCCGAGGAGCGAGGCCACGACCCCGCAGTCGGGCGGTCGCTCGCGCGAACGTTCGCCGACGAACGCGACCAGCGCGACGTCGTGGCCCTGCCGGGCGCACACGATCTGCTCGACGGCCTCGCCGGCCGGTATCGTATCGGCGTCGTCACCAACGGTCCGCGGGACGCACAGCTCGCGAAACTCGACGGCCTCGGTCGCCGCGACGCGTTCGACGTGGTGGTCTGTGCTGGCGACGAGACGCCGCCGAAGCCAGACCCGGAACCGTTCGAGCGAGCGGTCGCGACGCTGGGCGTCAGTGCAGCCGAGGCGGCGTTCGTCGGCGACTCGCCGACGACGGACGTCGCGGGCGCGAACGCTGCGGGGCTCGTCTCGGTACTCGTCGGCGACCGCGAGGACCCGGAGTGCGCTCCCGACGTTCGACTCGCGGCACTCGACGACTTCGACGGCCTCCTCCCGGAACGCGGGTCGGGGTGAGCGCTCGGTGGAGACGGGTAGTGCTGTCTCCGGTGTTCCGCCGCGGTTCAGAATCTGAGGCGCGGGTCAGAGGGTGAGTATAACGGCGTTCTCTCCCAGCGTGGGACATGGTACAGAAGCTACGGTACATCGACCTCAGTGCGCGTGGTGAGAACGGTCGACGGGGTGTCCAGCCTCGACGGGACCGATGAACAGCCGCGACGACGAGCAGTCGGGAGACGGCCCAGGGATACCCCTCGACACCGTCTTCGACCTCCTCGCGGTCCGCGAACGTCGGGCCATGCTGTACTACCTGGCCGACCACGGCTCCGTCCCGTTCGACGAACTCGCGGCGGCCGTCGCCGGCCGGGACGCCGACGGTGAGACTCACTCCCGCGTCGCGGTGGCACAGAGCCACGTCCACCTCCCGCGGTGTGTCGACGCTGGCGTGGTCACGATCGACGACGAGACAGAGGAGGCCGCCTACACCGGGACGCCGTCGCTCACCGCGTGGCTGGACTGGGCACGCGGCCGGGACAGTCCGACGTACGCCTCGGACGTGAGCGGGACGCGGGCCGTCGAGTCCGGCGGTGAGCCCCGGTGAGGCGGCCCCAGAGGACGGACCGTTCCGCGTCAGACCGCCCGGCCGCCGATGCCGGACGTCCCCAGCGAGAGCGTCCCGACGACCATGAGCGCCACGGACATCAGGCCGATGAGCACCTGTAGCGGCGTCACCAGCGGGACGAACGCGAGGAGGGCGACGAGGAGCGCACCGACGACGATGAGCAGCGCACCTCCCCGTACCTTCTGCCGTTCGCTCAACGAGCGGTCGTACTCGCGGATCTTTCGGCCGACTGTGGACATAGGTAGTGGTAGGACTCGCTGAACCATAAATCGCTCCGAGTGACACGACTTGCCGTGACAGACTGGCCGGGTCAGCGTTCGCCCGGCGCGACGTCGGTGACGGTACCGACGCCCTTCGACTGTCCCTCGCGGAAGACGAACCGCTGGCCCTCCTCGACGTGGTACGGCCGGAACTTGAAGCGGACGCGCGTCTTCCCGGTGTCGCCGGGGAGCAGGTGTCCGCCCTCCGGCGAGAACTCCGCCGCCTCGCTCACCGTCTCGACGTGGACGACCGGTTCGTACCCCGACTGGATGCGCGTCGGGTGGTTGAGCACCATCACCTCCGCCTCGAACTCGCGGACGGCGGTCGGGTCGGCGTCCCGCGGCAGGAGGACCATCCCGCGTTCGACCTCCTCTTCACGGACCCCTTTCAGCGCCACGCCGACGATGCGACCCGCCTTCGCCTCGTCGACGCGGTGGTAGTGCATCTCGATACTCCGCACTTCGACCTCGCGGAACGAACCGTCGGCCATCGGCCCGAGCAGGAGTTCGTCGCCCGCGCTCACCGTCCCGGTCCGGACCGTCCCGGAGGCGACCGCGCCGACGCCAGCGACCTTGTACGTGCGGTCGATGTACATCGAGAACTCGCCCGCGCCCTCGGCGGTCTTCGGCAGGCGCTCGAACAGTTCGTCGAGCACCTGCAGCCCCTCCATCGTCACGGCGCTGGTCGAGAGGATGGGGACGACCTGCTCGCTGATCTCCTCGATGGCCGTCTCGACGCCGTAGCGGTCGATGCGGAGCGGCGTCCGGTCGGCGTTGCGCAGCAGCTGTTCGACCTCGCGCTCGACCTCCGCCAGTCGCTCGGCGCTCACCATGTCGGCCTTCGTGATGGCGACGATGGTCGGCAGGTCCGTCGCCAGCAGGATGCCGAGGTGCTCGCGGGTCGTCTTCGTCGGGCCGTCGTCGGCCGCGACGACGAGCAACCCGTAGTCGAGCTTCTGTCCGACCAGTCCTCGGATGGTCGTCCGGAGCCACGGTTCGTGGCCGACCGTGTCGACGAACGACACGAGTCGGTCGGCCTCCTCGACGATGCGCGCCCGGTCGGTCTTGCGGTGGGGGTTGTCCATCCGGACCGGGTCGCCGTCGTCGAAGCCGTAGACGCCGTAGGAGAGGTCCGCGGACAGTCCCCGCTCGACCTCGTGGGGCTGGACGTCGAGGAAGCCGCGCGTCCCGCCCTCGCCGTCGTCCGCCTGCCCGGTCACCAGCGACCCGACGAGCGTCGACTTCCCGTGGTCGACGTGGCCCGCCGTGCCGACGACGATGTGCTCGTCGTCCACGTCCAGCATCGCCCCCTCGCGGATGGAGGCGACGCCGACGATGCCGTTGCCGCCCTCGGTGCCCGACTCGTCGGGGACGCCCCAGGTCTGGACCTCGTCGATGTGTGCGCCGGCCTCCTCGGCCAGCAGCGAGAGGACGTCCATCGTCTCGGAGAACTCGTCGGGGCTGATGCCGGCGAGGCCGCCGTCGTCGGTGACGCCGACGACGTACGTCGCCTCCCCGTCGCCGGAGAGGACGCGGTGACGCAGTTGCGCTGCGAGGCTCTCCAGCCGTCCGTCCGCGAGGTGGAGGGCGCGCGTGAGTCGTTCCTTGAACTCCACGCTGCCCCCCTC from Halomarina salina carries:
- a CDS encoding GTPBP1 family GTP-binding protein → MSPDRAVLERALERGEEEGGSVEFKERLTRALHLADGRLESLAAQLRHRVLSGDGEATYVVGVTDDGGLAGISPDEFSETMDVLSLLAEEAGAHIDEVQTWGVPDESGTEGGNGIVGVASIREGAMLDVDDEHIVVGTAGHVDHGKSTLVGSLVTGQADDGEGGTRGFLDVQPHEVERGLSADLSYGVYGFDDGDPVRMDNPHRKTDRARIVEEADRLVSFVDTVGHEPWLRTTIRGLVGQKLDYGLLVVAADDGPTKTTREHLGILLATDLPTIVAITKADMVSAERLAEVEREVEQLLRNADRTPLRIDRYGVETAIEEISEQVVPILSTSAVTMEGLQVLDELFERLPKTAEGAGEFSMYIDRTYKVAGVGAVASGTVRTGTVSAGDELLLGPMADGSFREVEVRSIEMHYHRVDEAKAGRIVGVALKGVREEEVERGMVLLPRDADPTAVREFEAEVMVLNHPTRIQSGYEPVVHVETVSEAAEFSPEGGHLLPGDTGKTRVRFKFRPYHVEEGQRFVFREGQSKGVGTVTDVAPGER
- the mch gene encoding methenyltetrahydromethanopterin cyclohydrolase, with product MESLNRMALELVDEAIEFADELAVDAYELDNGATVVDFGIDTLGGVEAGLLLAEIQSSGLATMSARMDELAGAPRTYVDVSTDHPALALLCSQKAGWEVSVEDYEALGSGPARALVAEEEEFQRVGYADAFEFAILALETDEHPTEAVAEHVAEMCDVDPGSVFLPVAPTASIAGSVATAARAGELATFRLSELGYDPMDVLSVTASAPVAPVAEDERVALARTNDALAYGGRAHVVCDAGFDRFDEVASTAAEEYGESFSQVFERVDWDFYDVPTSVFAPAQVTVDVVGGEASSYGGTDEDLLADAFGL
- a CDS encoding HAD family hydrolase gives rise to the protein MSEESDDRPPSETAHTRPPGTLGDKGTPIRAVLFDLDGTLCRYRRSPGEVLDVAFEREGLDPLFTVAAYVDAFDRFADEADGMADLRERCFATLAEERGHDPAVGRSLARTFADERDQRDVVALPGAHDLLDGLAGRYRIGVVTNGPRDAQLAKLDGLGRRDAFDVVVCAGDETPPKPDPEPFERAVATLGVSAAEAAFVGDSPTTDVAGANAAGLVSVLVGDREDPECAPDVRLAALDDFDGLLPERGSG
- a CDS encoding DNA polymerase sliding clamp, which gives rise to MAEATHEESTHETRPDESPLHVVAPAATLRTAVDVLGALVDECRVQFDEEGLHVAAMDPATVASVSLDLDTAAFDTFDVEERTLGVPLERLDDVLSMASGDDPVSLALDPETRRLDVAVAGLDYSMALVDPDAIRSPPDLDELDFEYEASVVLEAEALSRSIRAADMVSNHATVGVEEEGEAFVVTAEGDTDDVRHRLSGEDLVDIDACEAESLYSVDYLRALDRPIPGGSEVSLELGTEIPLSLSFEVADGAGHVEYALSPRIARR
- a CDS encoding DUF7344 domain-containing protein, giving the protein MNSRDDEQSGDGPGIPLDTVFDLLAVRERRAMLYYLADHGSVPFDELAAAVAGRDADGETHSRVAVAQSHVHLPRCVDAGVVTIDDETEEAAYTGTPSLTAWLDWARGRDSPTYASDVSGTRAVESGGEPR